A portion of the Vreelandella subglaciescola genome contains these proteins:
- the secY gene encoding preprotein translocase subunit SecY: MAKSGNMPAMGSGLSELWARLRFVLLAIVVYRIGAHIPVPGINPDQLAALFREQQGTILGMFNMFSGGALERMSVLALGIMPYISASIIMQLMTAVSPHLEQLKKEGEAGRRKISQYTRYGTVILAFVQATGMSVGLASQGIAYSADLSFYFTAVITFVAGATFMMWLGEQITEKGIGNGISLLIFAGIVAGLPSAVGQAFELARNEGAWNVLPLLALTALGIATVAFVVFIERGQRRLKVNYPRRQVGNKMYAGQSSYLPLKVNMAGVIPAIFASSILLFPASIGQWVGAGEGMEWLQRASQALGPGQPLYILLFGLAVVFFCFFYTALVFNPKDVADNLKKSGAFLPGIRPGEQTARYIDKVMTRLTLFGALYITAVSLMPQFLIVAWNVPFFFGGTSLLIVVVVIMDFMAQVQSHLMSNQYDSVMKKSNLKGYGSGGIMR; the protein is encoded by the coding sequence ATGGCCAAGTCAGGAAACATGCCGGCGATGGGTAGCGGCCTGAGTGAACTATGGGCGCGTCTGCGCTTCGTGCTTCTCGCCATCGTGGTGTACCGTATCGGTGCCCACATTCCCGTTCCCGGTATCAATCCTGACCAGCTTGCTGCCTTGTTCAGGGAGCAGCAGGGCACCATCCTGGGCATGTTCAACATGTTCTCGGGTGGTGCGCTGGAGCGCATGAGTGTTCTCGCCCTGGGCATCATGCCCTATATATCGGCGTCGATCATCATGCAGCTAATGACTGCGGTTTCGCCCCATCTTGAGCAGCTCAAGAAGGAAGGCGAAGCCGGCCGCCGCAAGATCAGCCAGTACACTCGCTACGGCACGGTGATTCTGGCCTTTGTTCAGGCCACCGGCATGTCGGTGGGCCTGGCGAGCCAAGGCATCGCCTACAGCGCTGACCTGAGCTTCTATTTCACCGCGGTTATCACCTTTGTGGCCGGTGCGACGTTCATGATGTGGCTTGGCGAGCAGATTACCGAAAAGGGGATCGGCAACGGCATTTCGCTGCTGATTTTCGCCGGTATCGTCGCCGGGCTGCCCAGCGCCGTGGGGCAGGCCTTTGAGCTTGCCCGCAACGAAGGGGCCTGGAATGTGCTTCCGCTGTTGGCGCTTACGGCGTTAGGTATTGCGACCGTGGCGTTTGTCGTGTTCATTGAACGCGGCCAGCGCCGGCTCAAGGTGAACTATCCGCGTCGTCAGGTAGGCAACAAGATGTATGCGGGCCAGAGCAGCTATTTGCCGCTGAAAGTGAACATGGCCGGTGTTATTCCGGCGATCTTTGCTTCAAGCATTTTGCTGTTCCCCGCCTCCATCGGCCAGTGGGTCGGAGCCGGTGAAGGTATGGAGTGGTTGCAGCGGGCTTCCCAGGCATTAGGTCCGGGTCAGCCGCTCTACATCTTGCTTTTTGGGCTCGCGGTGGTATTCTTCTGCTTCTTTTACACAGCGCTGGTCTTCAACCCGAAGGATGTGGCTGACAATCTGAAAAAGTCAGGCGCGTTCCTGCCGGGCATTCGCCCCGGCGAGCAGACCGCTCGCTACATCGACAAGGTGATGACACGTCTGACCCTGTTCGGTGCTTTATATATCACTGCAGTTTCCCTGATGCCCCAGTTCCTCATCGTGGCGTGGAACGTGCCGTTCTTCTTTGGCGGTACCTCGCTTCTGATCGTGGTGGTGGTGATCATGGACTTCATGGCCCAGGTGCAGTCGCATCTCATGTCGAATCAATATGACTCGGTGATGAAGAAGTCCAACCTGAAAGGCTATGGTAGCGGCGGCATCATGCGCTGA
- the rplE gene encoding 50S ribosomal protein L5, translated as MANLKERYQNEVVSQLTNEFSYANVMQVPRITKVTLNMGIGDAVSDKKLIDNAIGDLEKISGQKPLVTKARKSIAGFKVREGWPIGVKVTLRAERMWDFLDRLVNIAIPRVRDFRGLNPKSFDGRGNYSMGVREQLIFPEIEYDKVDRVRGLDVTVTTTANTDEEGRALLRALNFPFKK; from the coding sequence ATGGCGAACTTGAAAGAACGTTATCAAAACGAAGTGGTGTCGCAGCTCACAAATGAGTTTAGCTACGCCAACGTAATGCAGGTGCCCCGGATCACGAAAGTGACCCTGAACATGGGCATCGGCGACGCGGTCAGCGATAAAAAGCTGATCGACAATGCCATCGGCGACCTGGAAAAGATTTCCGGGCAAAAGCCGCTGGTGACCAAAGCACGCAAGTCCATCGCGGGCTTCAAGGTGCGTGAAGGTTGGCCGATCGGTGTCAAGGTCACGCTGCGCGCTGAGCGCATGTGGGACTTCCTGGACCGTCTGGTCAACATCGCGATTCCTCGCGTGCGTGACTTCCGTGGTCTCAACCCGAAGTCTTTTGACGGTCGTGGCAACTATTCTATGGGGGTGCGTGAACAGCTCATCTTTCCCGAGATCGAATATGATAAAGTCGATCGCGTTCGGGGGCTGGATGTCACTGTCACCACTACTGCCAACACCGACGAGGAAGGTCGTGCACTACTCCGTGCGCTGAACTTCCCGTTCAAGAAATAA
- the rpmC gene encoding 50S ribosomal protein L29, which yields MKAQEIREKSAGELQEQILELLREQFNLRMQKATGQLSQTHLLKQVRRDIARVKTVLNEKAGD from the coding sequence ATGAAAGCCCAGGAAATTCGTGAGAAATCCGCTGGAGAGCTTCAGGAGCAAATTCTTGAACTCCTCCGCGAGCAGTTTAACCTGCGCATGCAGAAGGCCACCGGCCAACTGAGCCAGACCCATCTGCTCAAGCAGGTCCGTCGGGACATTGCCCGCGTGAAGACTGTGCTCAACGAGAAGGCAGGTGACTGA
- the rpsD gene encoding 30S ribosomal protein S4, whose translation MARYIGPKCKLSRREGTDLFLKSGVTPFEKKCKSEQIPGVHGQRRQRLSDYGLQLREKQKVRRMYGVLEKQFRNYYKSAARNKGATGEVLLQLLEARLDNVVYRIGFGSTRSEARQLVSHKAISVNGRTVNVASYQVKPGDVVAIREKAKNQVRIQSALTLAANRGDVVWIETDAKKMEGTFKALPERGDLSADINENLIVELYSK comes from the coding sequence ATGGCCCGTTATATTGGACCGAAGTGCAAATTATCTCGTCGTGAAGGCACGGACCTCTTTTTAAAGAGTGGCGTGACTCCCTTCGAGAAAAAGTGTAAATCCGAGCAGATTCCGGGTGTACACGGCCAGCGCCGTCAGCGTCTTTCCGACTACGGCTTGCAGCTTCGCGAGAAGCAGAAAGTACGCCGTATGTATGGCGTACTCGAAAAGCAGTTCCGCAACTACTACAAGAGCGCGGCGCGCAACAAAGGCGCGACCGGCGAAGTGTTGTTGCAGCTGCTCGAAGCCCGACTGGACAACGTCGTCTACCGCATTGGCTTTGGCTCGACTCGCTCTGAAGCGCGTCAGCTGGTCAGCCACAAGGCGATTTCCGTGAACGGTAGAACCGTCAACGTGGCTTCCTACCAGGTGAAGCCGGGCGACGTGGTTGCCATTCGCGAAAAGGCGAAGAATCAGGTTCGCATCCAGAGCGCACTGACACTGGCGGCCAACCGCGGCGATGTGGTTTGGATTGAAACTGATGCCAAGAAGATGGAAGGCACTTTCAAGGCTCTGCCTGAACGCGGTGACCTGTCTGCCGACATCAACGAAAACCTGATCGTCGAGCTGTACTCGAAGTAA
- the rplQ gene encoding 50S ribosomal protein L17 — MRHRKSGRQLNRNSTHRKAMFKNMSASLVEHEMIKTTLPKAKELRRVIEPLITLSKQDSVANRRLAFARTRSQETVGKLFNELGPRYAERPGGYVRILKCGFRTGDNAPMAYVELVDRPVVEAAAEE; from the coding sequence ATGCGTCATCGTAAGAGTGGTCGTCAATTAAACCGCAATAGCACGCACCGCAAGGCCATGTTCAAGAACATGTCAGCCTCGCTGGTCGAGCATGAAATGATCAAGACAACCCTGCCCAAGGCCAAAGAGCTGCGTCGCGTTATCGAGCCGCTGATCACTTTGTCCAAGCAGGACAGCGTCGCCAACCGCCGTCTGGCATTTGCCCGCACACGTTCGCAAGAAACCGTGGGCAAACTGTTCAACGAGCTGGGTCCGCGTTACGCCGAGCGTCCGGGCGGTTACGTCCGTATTCTCAAGTGCGGTTTCCGCACCGGCGACAACGCGCCCATGGCGTACGTCGAGCTTGTTGACCGCCCCGTGGTGGAAGCAGCCGCAGAAGAGTAA
- a CDS encoding DNA-directed RNA polymerase subunit alpha: MQRSVTEFLRPRDIKVEEISAHHAKIVLEPFERGFGHTLGNALRRILLSSMPGAAVVEAEIKGVEHEYSALEGVQEDVIEILLNLKDVAIKMHSRDEAVLSLNKQGPAVVTAGDIALDHSVDIVNPEHVIAHVNEGAELNIQLKVALGRGYEPADVRDSDEETRAIGRLQLDATFSPVRRVSYAVEAARVEQRTDLDKLIIDLETDGTLDPEEAIRRSATILQEQLAAFVDLKADKEQEVEEEEDHVDPTLLRPVDDLELTVRSANCLKAENIYYIGDLIQRTEVELLKTPNLGKKSLNEIKDVLAARGLSLGMRLENWPPASLKDDKTSA; this comes from the coding sequence ATGCAGCGTTCAGTGACAGAGTTTCTCCGTCCTCGCGATATCAAGGTCGAAGAAATCAGCGCACATCACGCCAAGATCGTGCTCGAACCGTTTGAGCGCGGCTTTGGCCACACCCTGGGGAATGCACTGCGTCGCATTCTGCTCTCGTCCATGCCCGGTGCTGCCGTGGTGGAAGCCGAGATCAAAGGCGTCGAGCACGAATACAGTGCGCTTGAAGGGGTGCAGGAAGATGTCATTGAAATCCTCCTGAACTTGAAAGATGTTGCGATCAAGATGCACAGCCGGGACGAGGCGGTGCTCTCGCTGAACAAGCAGGGCCCGGCCGTCGTTACCGCTGGCGATATTGCGCTTGATCATAGCGTCGATATCGTCAATCCGGAACACGTCATCGCACACGTTAACGAAGGTGCCGAGCTGAACATTCAGCTCAAGGTGGCGCTGGGGCGTGGCTACGAGCCGGCCGACGTGCGCGACTCTGATGAAGAGACCCGTGCCATTGGCCGCCTGCAGCTGGATGCCACTTTCAGCCCCGTGCGTCGTGTTTCCTATGCCGTCGAAGCCGCTCGTGTCGAGCAGCGTACCGACCTCGATAAGCTGATTATCGATCTGGAAACCGATGGCACATTGGATCCGGAAGAGGCTATCCGCCGCAGTGCGACCATCCTGCAAGAGCAGCTGGCCGCCTTCGTCGATCTGAAAGCCGACAAAGAGCAGGAAGTCGAGGAAGAAGAGGATCACGTTGATCCGACCCTTCTGCGCCCCGTAGACGATCTTGAGCTGACCGTCCGCAGCGCGAACTGCTTGAAAGCCGAAAACATCTACTACATCGGTGATCTGATTCAGCGCACTGAAGTGGAGCTGTTGAAAACACCTAATCTCGGCAAAAAGTCCTTGAATGAAATCAAGGATGTTCTAGCAGCGCGCGGCTTGTCGCTGGGCATGCGGCTGGAAAACTGGCCGCCCGCTAGCCTGAAGGACGACAAGACCTCCGCGTGA
- a CDS encoding D-alanyl-D-alanine carboxypeptidase, whose protein sequence is MPHAPMTVTPTRRKPLERWALAVVLLLAALLIGSSAQAANPRYAGIVVDMDNGEVLYAENADARRYPASLTKMMTLYLTFEALVDNELTLDQPLGVSGAAAAMPASKLWLAKGSSISVDKAIRALTVKSANDVAVVLAEALGESETQFARRMTQKARELGMSDTTFRNASGLPDDRQATSARDLLTLAVRVMQDFPQYYHYFGLQTFSYRGTTHTSHNRLVKNYPGADGLKTGFIRASGFNVATTAVHDGRRMVGVVMGGFSSGSRDTHMTDLLDRSFARASLRDRATWLADTRFSREFMEFGPVAPVREPVQPAPRSTQPMLAAVNTVEAAAPAPEPEPLKQLAARNTPAMGDATGGWGIQVGAFSEQANARRLAHQAANQLPRSVGGEISVDALDGPQRVFRARLVALGETQARQACQRLKAEGMDCMVVNASL, encoded by the coding sequence ATGCCACACGCGCCAATGACTGTCACGCCGACCCGCCGCAAACCTCTTGAACGATGGGCGCTGGCCGTTGTTTTGCTATTGGCCGCGCTGCTGATCGGCAGCAGTGCCCAGGCCGCTAACCCGCGCTACGCGGGCATTGTGGTGGATATGGATAACGGCGAAGTGCTCTATGCGGAAAACGCCGACGCCCGCCGTTATCCGGCCTCATTGACCAAGATGATGACGCTGTATCTGACGTTTGAAGCGCTGGTGGACAACGAGCTGACGCTTGACCAGCCGCTGGGGGTTTCCGGCGCGGCGGCGGCGATGCCGGCCTCGAAGCTGTGGCTGGCCAAGGGCAGCAGTATCAGCGTGGACAAGGCTATTCGAGCACTAACGGTAAAATCTGCCAACGACGTCGCGGTGGTGCTGGCCGAAGCGCTGGGCGAAAGCGAGACCCAGTTTGCTCGGCGGATGACGCAAAAGGCCCGGGAGCTTGGCATGAGCGATACCACCTTTCGCAATGCGTCGGGGCTGCCCGATGACCGGCAGGCCACCAGCGCCCGCGACCTGCTGACGCTTGCCGTACGCGTCATGCAGGACTTTCCCCAGTACTATCACTACTTTGGTTTGCAGACGTTTTCCTACCGGGGCACGACCCATACCAGCCATAACCGCCTGGTGAAAAACTATCCTGGTGCCGACGGGCTCAAAACCGGGTTTATTCGTGCCTCGGGCTTTAACGTGGCGACCACGGCCGTGCATGACGGCCGGCGCATGGTGGGCGTGGTGATGGGCGGCTTTTCTTCCGGCTCCCGCGACACCCACATGACCGATCTGCTTGACCGCAGCTTTGCCCGCGCCTCGCTGCGTGATCGGGCCACCTGGCTTGCTGATACGCGGTTTTCACGCGAGTTCATGGAGTTTGGTCCTGTCGCTCCGGTACGCGAGCCGGTGCAGCCAGCGCCGCGTTCGACACAGCCGATGCTCGCCGCGGTGAATACCGTGGAAGCCGCCGCACCGGCACCCGAGCCCGAGCCGCTCAAGCAGCTGGCCGCGCGCAATACGCCGGCGATGGGTGATGCCACCGGCGGCTGGGGCATTCAGGTAGGCGCGTTCAGCGAGCAGGCAAACGCTCGGCGACTGGCCCATCAGGCCGCCAATCAGTTGCCCCGCAGCGTCGGTGGCGAGATATCGGTGGACGCGCTGGACGGCCCTCAGCGGGTGTTTCGTGCGCGGCTGGTAGCGCTGGGTGAGACTCAGGCACGTCAGGCCTGTCAGCGGCTGAAGGCCGAAGGCATGGACTGCATGGTGGTCAACGCCAGCCTGTAG
- the rpmJ gene encoding 50S ribosomal protein L36: MKVRASVKKMCRNCKIIRRNGAVRVICSEPRHKQRQG, encoded by the coding sequence ATGAAAGTTCGAGCTTCCGTAAAAAAGATGTGCCGTAACTGCAAGATTATTCGTCGCAATGGCGCCGTCCGCGTCATTTGCAGCGAACCGCGGCACAAACAGCGCCAGGGTTAA
- the rpsE gene encoding 30S ribosomal protein S5 produces the protein MAKNEQQNGDLQEKLVQINRVAKVVKGGRVFGFTALTVVGDGKGRIGFGRGKAREVPVAIQKAMDQARRNMVKVSLAGRTLQYPVKARHGASKVYMQPATEGTGIIAGGAMRSVLELAGVQDVLAKCYGSTNPVNVVRATVNGLAAMHSPDDVAAKRGLSVEAITG, from the coding sequence ATGGCGAAGAACGAACAGCAAAACGGTGATCTGCAAGAGAAACTTGTGCAGATCAACCGTGTCGCCAAGGTGGTCAAGGGGGGTCGTGTATTCGGCTTTACCGCACTGACCGTCGTGGGCGATGGCAAAGGCCGTATCGGTTTTGGTCGCGGCAAGGCACGTGAAGTGCCGGTCGCAATCCAGAAAGCGATGGATCAGGCGCGTCGCAACATGGTCAAGGTCAGCCTCGCTGGCCGCACGCTGCAGTACCCGGTAAAAGCCCGTCACGGTGCTTCCAAGGTGTACATGCAGCCGGCCACTGAAGGTACCGGTATTATCGCCGGTGGTGCGATGCGCTCCGTGCTTGAACTTGCCGGCGTCCAAGACGTACTGGCCAAGTGCTACGGCTCCACCAACCCGGTTAACGTAGTGCGCGCGACGGTCAATGGCCTCGCCGCAATGCATTCGCCGGACGACGTGGCGGCCAAGCGCGGCCTGTCAGTCGAAGCGATCACGGGGTAA
- the rpsK gene encoding 30S ribosomal protein S11: protein MANPRSNRKKVKKQVVDAVAHIHASFNNTIVTITDRQGNALSWATAGGSGFRGSRKSTPFAAQVASERAATAAAEYGVKNVDVLVKGPGPGRESAVRALNAAGFRVQSIIDATPIPHNGCRPPKKRRV from the coding sequence ATGGCTAACCCGCGTAGTAACCGCAAAAAGGTTAAAAAGCAGGTAGTGGATGCCGTTGCGCATATCCATGCCTCTTTTAACAACACGATCGTGACGATCACAGACCGCCAGGGCAACGCTCTTTCCTGGGCGACCGCCGGTGGTTCGGGTTTTCGTGGTTCTCGTAAGAGCACCCCGTTCGCTGCTCAAGTAGCAAGTGAACGTGCAGCGACTGCTGCAGCCGAGTATGGTGTGAAAAACGTCGACGTGCTGGTCAAAGGCCCCGGTCCCGGTCGTGAATCCGCCGTGCGCGCACTGAATGCCGCCGGCTTCCGCGTGCAAAGCATCATCGACGCGACGCCCATCCCCCACAATGGCTGCCGTCCGCCGAAGAAACGCCGCGTTTAA
- the rpmD gene encoding 50S ribosomal protein L30, with protein sequence MAALIKVTQVRSTIGVLGKHKATINGLGLRRIGHTVELEDTPAVRGMIHKVNYLVRVEGE encoded by the coding sequence ATGGCAGCTTTGATTAAAGTTACCCAGGTCCGTAGCACCATCGGTGTTCTGGGCAAGCACAAGGCCACGATTAACGGCCTTGGCCTGCGCCGTATCGGTCACACGGTTGAGCTGGAAGACACCCCCGCCGTTCGCGGCATGATCCACAAGGTGAATTACCTTGTGCGTGTTGAGGGAGAGTAA
- the rplN gene encoding 50S ribosomal protein L14, translating to MIQTQTVLDVADNSGARRVQCIKVLGGSHRRYARVGDVIKVSVKEAIPRGKVKKGQVMKAVVVRTKSGVRRSDGSLIRFDGNAAVLLQNTNEQPVGTRIFGPVTRELRNEKFMKIISLAPEVL from the coding sequence ATGATTCAGACTCAGACAGTACTGGATGTCGCTGACAACAGCGGAGCGCGCCGGGTGCAATGCATCAAGGTGCTGGGCGGTTCGCATCGCCGCTACGCTCGCGTTGGTGACGTCATCAAGGTATCAGTAAAAGAAGCGATTCCGCGTGGCAAGGTCAAAAAAGGCCAAGTCATGAAAGCGGTAGTCGTTCGCACCAAAAGCGGCGTCCGTCGTTCCGACGGTTCGCTGATCCGTTTCGATGGAAATGCGGCGGTTCTGTTGCAAAACACCAACGAACAGCCCGTCGGCACTCGTATTTTCGGGCCGGTCACTCGTGAACTGCGCAACGAAAAGTTCATGAAGATCATTTCCTTAGCGCCTGAAGTGCTGTAA
- the rpsH gene encoding 30S ribosomal protein S8 — protein sequence MSMQDTLADMFTRIRNAQMATKETVTMPSSKLKVEVARVLKEEGYIAEYAVAESSKPELSVSLKYFEGKPVIDHIQRVSKPSLRQYKGKSNLPKVADGLGIAIVTTSNGVMTDRAARQAGVGGEVICTVF from the coding sequence ATGAGCATGCAAGACACTCTGGCGGATATGTTCACCCGTATCCGCAATGCGCAGATGGCCACCAAGGAGACGGTCACCATGCCGTCTTCCAAGCTGAAAGTGGAAGTGGCCCGCGTGCTGAAAGAAGAGGGCTACATCGCCGAATACGCGGTGGCTGAAAGCAGCAAGCCCGAACTGTCCGTGTCTCTCAAGTACTTTGAGGGCAAGCCGGTTATCGACCACATCCAGCGGGTTTCCAAGCCCTCTCTGCGTCAGTACAAGGGCAAGAGCAATCTGCCCAAAGTTGCCGACGGTCTGGGTATCGCGATTGTCACTACCTCCAACGGGGTGATGACCGATCGCGCCGCGCGCCAGGCGGGTGTCGGTGGTGAAGTCATCTGCACCGTATTCTAG
- the rpsN gene encoding 30S ribosomal protein S14, whose amino-acid sequence MAKKSMVEREHKRTKLVAKYAAKRAELKAIAQNVNASDEERFDAQLKLQQLPRDSSPVRQRNRCRVTGRPHGFYTKFGLGRNKLREAAMRGDVPGLKKSSW is encoded by the coding sequence ATGGCAAAGAAAAGCATGGTAGAGCGTGAGCACAAGCGCACCAAGCTGGTCGCGAAGTATGCGGCCAAGCGGGCTGAGCTCAAGGCTATCGCTCAAAACGTGAACGCTTCTGACGAAGAGCGCTTCGACGCGCAGCTCAAGCTGCAGCAACTGCCGCGCGACTCAAGCCCGGTACGCCAGCGTAACCGCTGCCGCGTAACTGGCCGTCCGCACGGTTTTTATACTAAGTTCGGCCTCGGTCGTAACAAGCTGCGTGAAGCCGCCATGCGTGGCGACGTCCCTGGACTCAAGAAGTCCAGCTGGTAA
- the rpsQ gene encoding 30S ribosomal protein S17: protein MAEEKKTRTLTGQVVSDKMDKSIVVMIERRERHPIYGKYVKRSTKLHAHDEANKANDGDTVSIQECRPLSKNKSWTLVEVVEQAKE, encoded by the coding sequence ATGGCCGAAGAAAAGAAAACACGTACGCTCACCGGCCAGGTGGTGAGCGACAAGATGGACAAGTCCATCGTTGTGATGATCGAGCGTCGTGAGCGTCACCCGATCTACGGAAAATACGTCAAGCGCTCCACTAAGCTGCACGCCCATGATGAGGCGAACAAGGCGAATGACGGCGACACGGTGTCCATTCAGGAGTGCCGTCCGCTGTCCAAGAACAAGTCTTGGACGCTGGTCGAAGTGGTTGAGCAGGCCAAGGAGTAA
- the rplO gene encoding 50S ribosomal protein L15: MKLNSLSPAAGSKHAEKRVGRGIGSGLGKTGGRGHKGLKSRSGGSVKPGFEGGQMPLQRRLPKFGFTSAKSLVSEEVRLAELAQVAGDEVTMETLKQANVLKDATRHAKIILSGELKKAVTVRGIKVTQGARTAIETAGGKVED; the protein is encoded by the coding sequence ATGAAACTTAACAGCCTGAGCCCCGCAGCGGGTTCCAAGCACGCTGAAAAGCGTGTCGGTCGTGGCATCGGTTCCGGTCTGGGCAAGACCGGTGGCCGTGGCCACAAAGGCCTTAAGTCACGCAGCGGTGGCAGCGTCAAGCCCGGTTTCGAAGGCGGCCAGATGCCGCTGCAGCGTCGTCTGCCGAAATTTGGCTTTACCTCTGCCAAATCGCTCGTGTCTGAAGAAGTGCGTCTGGCTGAACTTGCCCAGGTTGCCGGTGACGAAGTCACTATGGAAACGCTGAAGCAGGCCAACGTGCTGAAGGATGCTACGCGTCACGCGAAAATCATCCTTTCCGGCGAACTGAAAAAGGCGGTTACGGTCCGCGGTATCAAGGTCACCCAGGGTGCCCGTACCGCGATCGAAACTGCCGGCGGCAAGGTAGAGGACTAA
- the rplX gene encoding 50S ribosomal protein L24, with translation MQKIKRDDEVIVLAGKDKGKRGTVKRILENRFVVSGVNMIKRHTKPNPMAGNQGGIVEREAPIHASNVAIFNSETGKADRVGFQVKEDGTKVRIYKSTQSQIDA, from the coding sequence ATGCAAAAGATCAAACGTGACGATGAAGTCATCGTCCTCGCCGGAAAGGACAAGGGCAAGCGTGGCACCGTGAAGCGGATACTTGAAAACCGTTTCGTGGTGTCCGGTGTGAACATGATCAAGCGTCACACCAAGCCAAATCCCATGGCGGGAAATCAGGGCGGTATCGTCGAGCGCGAGGCTCCGATTCACGCGTCCAACGTAGCCATCTTCAATTCGGAGACCGGTAAGGCGGATCGCGTCGGCTTCCAGGTAAAGGAAGACGGTACCAAGGTACGTATCTACAAGTCGACGCAGTCGCAGATCGACGCCTAA
- the rplF gene encoding 50S ribosomal protein L6, translating into MSRIAKYPVKVPAGVEIKIDADQLTAKGGQGTLSLTIHPDVVVGQEDGQLTFAPSESARSWAMAGTTRALVQNLVTGVSEGFSKTLEIVGVGYRAQTKGQTLNLSLGFSHPVDYELPDGVTAETPKNTVIVLKSADKQKLGHAAAEIRAFRPPEPYKGKGVRYADEQVRRKEAKKK; encoded by the coding sequence ATGTCCCGCATAGCGAAATATCCGGTTAAAGTGCCCGCCGGCGTCGAAATCAAGATTGACGCCGACCAGCTGACCGCCAAGGGCGGCCAGGGCACGCTGTCGCTGACCATCCACCCTGATGTGGTGGTTGGTCAGGAAGACGGCCAGCTGACCTTCGCCCCGAGTGAGTCGGCAAGAAGCTGGGCGATGGCCGGCACAACCCGTGCCCTGGTGCAAAACCTGGTCACGGGTGTATCCGAGGGCTTTAGCAAGACCCTCGAAATTGTTGGCGTCGGTTATCGTGCCCAGACCAAGGGCCAGACGCTCAATCTTTCACTGGGCTTCTCGCACCCGGTCGACTATGAACTGCCTGACGGTGTTACGGCGGAAACGCCCAAGAACACGGTCATCGTGCTGAAAAGCGCGGATAAGCAGAAGCTCGGCCATGCTGCTGCGGAAATCCGCGCCTTCCGTCCGCCCGAGCCGTATAAAGGCAAGGGTGTCCGGTACGCCGACGAGCAGGTGCGTCGCAAAGAAGCCAAGAAGAAGTAA
- the rplR gene encoding 50S ribosomal protein L18 yields the protein MNAKKESRLRRARRARAKIRELGAFRLCVNRTPRHIYAQVISPDGGKVLASASTLDKALREGATGNSEAATKVGALIAERAKEAGITQVAFDRAGFKFHGRVKALADAAREGGLEF from the coding sequence ATGAACGCGAAGAAAGAATCTCGTCTCCGTCGTGCCCGCCGCGCTCGCGCCAAGATCCGCGAGCTAGGCGCGTTCCGCCTGTGCGTCAACCGTACTCCGCGTCACATCTATGCGCAGGTTATCTCGCCGGATGGTGGCAAAGTGCTGGCCAGTGCATCTACGCTGGACAAGGCACTGCGCGAGGGTGCAACCGGTAATTCAGAAGCGGCCACGAAAGTGGGCGCCCTGATTGCCGAGCGCGCTAAGGAAGCAGGCATCACCCAGGTAGCCTTCGACCGTGCTGGCTTTAAGTTTCACGGTCGCGTCAAGGCTTTGGCCGACGCCGCTCGTGAAGGCGGCCTGGAATTCTAA
- the rpsM gene encoding 30S ribosomal protein S13, whose product MARIAGVNIPDNKHAAISLTYIFGIGRTRAEHICAAAGVAPTAKIQGLSSEEVDTLRSEVGKYTVEGDLRRDVTLNIKRLMDLGCYRGLRHRRSLPLRGQRTKTNARTRKGPRKPIRK is encoded by the coding sequence ATGGCCCGTATTGCAGGCGTCAATATCCCGGACAACAAGCATGCGGCGATCTCGCTGACCTATATCTTCGGGATCGGCCGTACACGCGCGGAGCACATCTGTGCCGCCGCGGGTGTTGCGCCGACTGCCAAGATCCAGGGGCTGTCTTCTGAAGAAGTCGACACCCTGCGTTCTGAAGTTGGCAAGTACACCGTAGAAGGCGACCTTCGCCGTGATGTCACGCTTAACATCAAGCGTCTCATGGACTTGGGTTGCTACCGTGGTCTGCGTCATCGTCGTAGTCTTCCGCTGCGTGGTCAGCGGACCAAGACTAACGCGCGTACCCGTAAGGGCCCGCGTAAGCCGATCCGCAAATAA